In Corvus moneduloides isolate bCorMon1 chromosome 12, bCorMon1.pri, whole genome shotgun sequence, the following proteins share a genomic window:
- the KIAA0513 gene encoding uncharacterized protein KIAA0513 homolog isoform X1, with translation MEAPLDVPVGNLIDFDTETPACDPSEPAPPAAPSDNGHLGDTGDVAAEESDATESADSENDMGDSPRHWGGYRRSSSNESFSSSQSTESARDEATAERREFMRSYVEKIFTGGEDLDQEEKARFGELCSSENGKGREWFARYVSAQRCNSKCVSEQTFYRLMQSFALVLFECHQMDDFSPAKNLMTMCFTYYYIGKPHALPLEAKEKPTGSIDSYLKSANTWLAEKKDIAERLLKNTSAKTENVKGFFGGLETKLKGPATKKSDEGEDKPKEKLKKTVSLQSPEEEKKGEKIYLYMHLKQQPIWHNLRFWNAAFFDAVHCERRKRSPTTRGNTGEEEEKREKWCHMTQEERDDSLRFNENITFGQLGTFIHNMLAFGLNKKLCSDFLKKQATIGNLDEEQYKLLSDHIEQMATE, from the exons ATGGAGGCCCCGCTGGATGTGCCCGTGGGGAACCTCATTGACTTTGACACCGAAACGCCCGCCTGTGACCCCTCAGAGCCCGCTCCTCCCGCTGCTCCCAGCGACAATGGGcacctgggggacacgggggacgTGGCCGCAGAGGAGAGCGATGCCACCGAGTCAGCAGACAGCGAGAATGACATGGGGGACTCTCCCCGGCACTGGGGTGGCTACCGCCGCTCCTCCTCCAACGagtccttctcctccagccagAGCACGGAGTCGGCACGGGACGAGGCCACGGCCGAGCGCCGGGAGTTCATGCGGAGTTACGTGGAGAAGATCTTCACCGGGGG GGAGGATTTGGACCAGGAGGAGAAGGCCAGGTTtggggagctctgcagcagcgagaatgggaagggcagggagtgGTTCGCGAGATATGTGAGCGCCCAG CGCTGCAACTCCAAGTGCGTCTCGGAGCAGACCTTCTACCGCCTGATGCAGTCCTTCGCCCTCGTGCTCTTTGA GTGTCACCAGATGGACGATTTCAGCCCTGCCAAGAACCTCATGACCATGTGTTTCACCTATTACTATATAG GGAAACCTCACGCCCTGCCCTTGGAGGCCAAGGAGAAGCCCACGGGCAGCATCGACTCGTACCTGAAGTCGGCCAACACCTGGCTGGCTGAGAAGAAGGACATCGCAGAGAGGCTGCTGAAAAACACCTCGGCCAAGACAGAGAATGTCAAGGGCTTCTTTGGGGGCCTGGAGACCAAACTGAAGGGTCCTGCCACCAAAAAGAGCGA CGAAGGTGAGGACAAACCAAAGGAGAAGCTGAAGAAGACGG tgtccctgcagagcccagaggaggagaagaaaggggagaagaTCTACCTGTACATGCACCTCAAGCAGCAGCCGATCTG gcacaACCTCCGGTTCTGGAACGCCGCCTTCTTCGACGCTGTGCACTGCGAGCGCAGGAAGAGGTCCCCCACCACCAG AGGGAAcactggggaggaagaggagaagag GGAGAAATGGTGCCACATGACGCAGGAGGAGCGCGACGACAGCCTGCGCTTCAACGAGAACATCACCTTTGGGCAGCTGGG CACCTTCATCCACAACATGCTGGCGTTTGGCCTCAACAAGAAGCTCTGTAGCGACTTCCTGAAGAAGCAGGCGACCATCGGCAACTTGGATGAGG agCAATACAAGCTGCTCAGTGACCACATCGAGCAGATGGCCACGGAGTAG
- the KIAA0513 gene encoding uncharacterized protein KIAA0513 homolog isoform X2 produces the protein MEAPLDVPVGNLIDFDTETPACDPSEPAPPAAPSDNGHLGDTGDVAAEESDATESADSENDMGDSPRHWGGYRRSSSNESFSSSQSTESARDEATAERREFMRSYVEKIFTGGEDLDQEEKARFGELCSSENGKGREWFARYVSAQRCNSKCVSEQTFYRLMQSFALVLFECHQMDDFSPAKNLMTMCFTYYYIGKPHALPLEAKEKPTGSIDSYLKSANTWLAEKKDIAERLLKNTSAKTENVKGFFGGLETKLKGPATKKSDEGEDKPKEKLKKTVSLQSPEEEKKGEKIYLYMHLKQQPIWHNLRFWNAAFFDAVHCERRKRSPTTREKWCHMTQEERDDSLRFNENITFGQLGTFIHNMLAFGLNKKLCSDFLKKQATIGNLDEEQYKLLSDHIEQMATE, from the exons ATGGAGGCCCCGCTGGATGTGCCCGTGGGGAACCTCATTGACTTTGACACCGAAACGCCCGCCTGTGACCCCTCAGAGCCCGCTCCTCCCGCTGCTCCCAGCGACAATGGGcacctgggggacacgggggacgTGGCCGCAGAGGAGAGCGATGCCACCGAGTCAGCAGACAGCGAGAATGACATGGGGGACTCTCCCCGGCACTGGGGTGGCTACCGCCGCTCCTCCTCCAACGagtccttctcctccagccagAGCACGGAGTCGGCACGGGACGAGGCCACGGCCGAGCGCCGGGAGTTCATGCGGAGTTACGTGGAGAAGATCTTCACCGGGGG GGAGGATTTGGACCAGGAGGAGAAGGCCAGGTTtggggagctctgcagcagcgagaatgggaagggcagggagtgGTTCGCGAGATATGTGAGCGCCCAG CGCTGCAACTCCAAGTGCGTCTCGGAGCAGACCTTCTACCGCCTGATGCAGTCCTTCGCCCTCGTGCTCTTTGA GTGTCACCAGATGGACGATTTCAGCCCTGCCAAGAACCTCATGACCATGTGTTTCACCTATTACTATATAG GGAAACCTCACGCCCTGCCCTTGGAGGCCAAGGAGAAGCCCACGGGCAGCATCGACTCGTACCTGAAGTCGGCCAACACCTGGCTGGCTGAGAAGAAGGACATCGCAGAGAGGCTGCTGAAAAACACCTCGGCCAAGACAGAGAATGTCAAGGGCTTCTTTGGGGGCCTGGAGACCAAACTGAAGGGTCCTGCCACCAAAAAGAGCGA CGAAGGTGAGGACAAACCAAAGGAGAAGCTGAAGAAGACGG tgtccctgcagagcccagaggaggagaagaaaggggagaagaTCTACCTGTACATGCACCTCAAGCAGCAGCCGATCTG gcacaACCTCCGGTTCTGGAACGCCGCCTTCTTCGACGCTGTGCACTGCGAGCGCAGGAAGAGGTCCCCCACCACCAG GGAGAAATGGTGCCACATGACGCAGGAGGAGCGCGACGACAGCCTGCGCTTCAACGAGAACATCACCTTTGGGCAGCTGGG CACCTTCATCCACAACATGCTGGCGTTTGGCCTCAACAAGAAGCTCTGTAGCGACTTCCTGAAGAAGCAGGCGACCATCGGCAACTTGGATGAGG agCAATACAAGCTGCTCAGTGACCACATCGAGCAGATGGCCACGGAGTAG